One Malus domestica chromosome 11, GDT2T_hap1 genomic region harbors:
- the LOC103429955 gene encoding putative disease resistance RPP13-like protein 1 translates to MALTVVAGAALSGFFQQVFVKLDSQEVRNFIRGKKLTDGLLKKLRIKLMSVSAVYDDAEQKQLRNPHVRLWLHELKEAVLDAEDLLDEIKTEALRRKIEAEFGSSTSKVQDLISASFHAFDESVDSKIEEILERLSFIVEQKDALDLKRGSRHKISQTLLSTSLVEGSDVYGRDHEKETIIQLLLSDDCTCNKIGVIPIVGMGGIGKTTLAQLLYNDDRVKQRFKPRAWVCVSDEFDVVKITQTIYASVTSQTCDTTDLNQLQVKLKDTLAGKKFLFVLDDVWNENYNIWESLRRPFESGAHGSKIIVTARNGGVASTMGTLQTHYLKHLLEEDCWSLFAKHAFKDASVIVDPNLEVIGRQIVSKCKGLPLAAKSLGGLLRSESNVEEWENVLKSDIWELSDAKIDILPALWLSYQYLSPELKRCFAYCSTFPKDYLFDKSKLILLWMAEDLIQPQKKTRLEDVGKQYFDDLISRSFFQYSSSNDCFIMHDLMHDLATYVSGEFCIRLEDHNFSLDVVSKGRHFSYMQYSSNVDYERFDTIYEAKYLRTFILGNHFPSPKVRLDLLLVLHCLRVLKLRGHDITELPDSISNLKHLRYLDLWFTPIQKLPDTVCRLYNLQTLLLSNCIYLAELPTDLRRLINLRHLDFRGTKLKMMPPHMGKLKDLQTFEGEFVLSKDAGGNIDELKGFQHLSGNLHVSGLQNIKRAEDALEAKLRDKRLSDIRLKWEGDTIDSENDSRVLGNLQPNTNLKVLAIEGYGGTKFPGWLGDESFSNLVTIRLETCGYCFSLPALGQLPSLKRLEIDGLNGVESVGSEFYGGIKPAFKSLLFLSFRNMREWQEWCFPGGEEEGGHFPNLCELSLENCPKLTGKIPLYYFPRLEQVRLEEVNIKSLACSQECNKFNIELPSLRELKISDCPNLVCFVGGGVLLAPNLEEITICHFKNLWSVPEDMQISLPSLPSLSIQGCKEFKSFPEESKFPSLVVLKIQGCPEFVGFPHGGGLQAPNLKEMEIKECNKFRSLPEEMQISLPSLESLCIRDCPELESFSEGGLPSKLRFLSIWSCKELMANRMRWGLQTLTSLKYLDVSFRGCEDEEIGESFPEEGLLPTTLTSLGIYNHPNLKTIDGKALRHLISLEKLEIYYCPQLQSLPDEGLPTSLSRLDIFPV, encoded by the coding sequence ATGGCGTTGACGGTGGTAGCTGGAGCCGCTCTCTCGGGTTTCTTCCAGCAAGTATTTGTGAAGTTGGATTCTCAGGAGGTCAGGAACTTCATCAGAGGAAAGAAACTGACTGATGGGTTGCTCAAGAAGTTGAGGATCAAGTTGATGTCTGTCAGTGCTGTTTATGATGATGCCGAGCAAAAGCAATTACGTAACCCACATGTGAGGCTGTGGCTTCACGAGCTTAAAGAGGCCGTCCTTGATGCTGAGGACCTACTGGACGAGATCAAGACAGAAGCGTTGAGGCGGAAAATTGAAGCTGAATTTGGAAGTAGCACAAGCAAGGTACAAGACCTCATCTCTGCTTCTTTCCATGCTTTTGATGAGTCTGTAGACAGCAAGATAGAGGAAATTCTTGAGAGGCTAAGCTTCATTGTAGAACAAAAAGATGCCCTTGATTTGAAAAGAGGTAGTAGACACAAAATCTCACAAACATTGCTCTCAACTTCTTTAGTAGAAGGCTCTGATGTGTATGGAAGAGATCATGAGAAGGAAACCATCATTCAATTGTTGCTATCAGATGATTGCACTTGTAATAAGATTGGCGTCATTCCCATTGTGGGCATGGGTGGGATCGGAAAGACAACCCTTGCCCAGCTCTTATACAATGATGATAGAGTGAAGCAGCGTTTTAAGCCCCGAGCATGGGTTTGTGTTTCTGATGAATTTGACGTTGTTAAGATCACACAAACAATTTATGCATCAGTCACTTCACAAACCTGTGATACCACAGACCTAAACCAGCTTCAAGTCAAACTCAAAGATACTTTGGCGGGGAAGaagtttctttttgttcttgatGACGTTTGGAACGAGAATTACAATATTTGGGAATCCTTAAGGCGCCCCTTCGAGTCTGGAGCTCATGGAAGTAAGATCATTGTCACCGCAAGGAATGGTGGTGTTGCATCTACGATGGGTACTCTTCAAACCCACTATTTAAAGCACTTACTTGAGGAAGACTGTTGGTCTTTATTTGCAAAACATGCCTTCAAAGATGCAAGTGTTATTGTAGATCCAAATCTGGAGGTAATTGGAAGACAAATTGTGAGCAAGTGTAAAGGCCTTCCTTTAGCTGCAAAATCGCTCGGTGGTCTCTTACGCTCTGAATCAAATGTGGAGGAATGGGAAAATGTGCTAAAAAGTGACATATGGGAGTTGTCAGATGCAAAGATTGACATTTTGCCGGCTCTATGGCTAAGCTACCAGTACTTGTCTCCGGAGCTGAAGCGTTGTTTTGCTTATTGTTCAACATTTCCCAAAGATTATTTATTTGACAAGTCTAAATTAATTTTGTTGTGGATGGCCGAAGATCTTATACAACCCCAAAAGAAGACTAGGTTGGAAGATGTTGGAAAGCAATACTTTGATGATCTAATCTCACGGTCATTTTTTCAATACTCGTCTTCAAATGATTGTTTCATCATGCATGATCTGATGCATGATTTGGCGACTTACGTATCTGGAGAATTTTGCATTAGATTGGAAGACCACAACTTCTCATTGGACGTTGTGAGCAAGGGTCGTCATTTTTCTTATATGCAATATTCATCTAATGTTGATTATGAGAGATttgacactatttatgaagcTAAGTATCTGCGCACCTTCATTCTTGGCAATCACTTTCCATCGCCGAAAGTACGACTTGATCTCCTTTTAGTGCTACATTGTTTAAGAGTTCTCAAACTACGTGGGCATGATATCACGGAGTTGCCTGATTCGATTAGCAACTTGAAGCATCTACGGTACCTTGACTTGTGGTTCACTCCAATCCAGAAATTACCTGACACCGTATGCAGATTGTATAATTTACAAACGttgttgttgtcaaattgtataTATCTAGCTGAGTTGCCCACCGATTTGAGAAGACTTATCAACTTGCGCCATCTTGATTTCAGaggtacaaaattaaaaatgatgcCCCCCCACATGGGCAAGTTGAAAGATCTCCAAACATTTGAAGGTGAGTTTGTCTTGAGCAAAGATGCCGGGGGAAACATTGATGAGTTAAAGGGGTTTCAGCATTTGAGTGGAAATCTTCATGTGTCAGGGCTTCAAAATATCAAACGTGCTGAGGATGCTTTGGAGGCCAAACTAAGGGACAAGAGGCTTAGTGACATACGTTTGAAATGGGAAGGTGACACTATCGATTCTGAAAACGATAGCCGAGTGCTAGGCAACCTACAGCCCAATACAAACCTAAAAGTACTGGCTATAGAAGGATACGGAGGTACAAAGTTTCCAGGTTGGTTAGGAGATGAGTCTTTCTCTAACCTCGTCACTATCCGACTTGAGACTTGTGGATATTGTTTCTCCTTGCCAGCATTGGGGCAGTTACCCTCCCTCAAAAGGCTTGAAATTGATGGGTTAAATGGAGTGGAATCAGTGGGGTCTGAGTTTTATGGGGGAATTAAACCTGCATTTAAATCTCTGTTGTTTCTGAGTTTCCGCAATATGCGGGAATGGCAAGAGTGGTGTTTCCCTGGAGGTGAAGAAGAAGGCGGACATTTTCCTAATCTTTGCGAGCTTAGTCTGGAGAACTGTCCCAAACTAACGGGGAAAATACCGTTATACTACTTCCCAAGACTTGAGCAGGTACGTTTGGAGGAAGTTAATATCAAATCCCTTGCTTGTTCGCAAGAATGCAATAAATTCAATATTGAACTCCCATCCCTCCGTGAGTTGAAAATATCAGATTGCCCGAATCTGGTATGTTTTGTGGGTGGTGGAGTGCTGCTTGCGCCCAACTTGGAGGAGATAACTATTTGCCATTTTAAGAACTTGTGGTCAGTGCCCGAAGATATGCAAATCTCGCTCCCATCTCTTCCGTCTCTGTCCATACAAGGGTGTAAAGAATTTAAATCATTTCCGGAAGAATCTAAATTCCCATCCCTCGTTGTTTTGAAGATACAGGGATGCCCAGAATTTGTGGGTTTCCCCCATGGAGGAGGACTGCAAGCGCCCAACTTGAAGgagatggaaatcaaagaaTGTAACAAATTCAGGTCACTGCCAGAGGAGATGCAAATCTCTCTCCCATCTCTCGAGTCTCTGTGTATAAGGGATTGTCCAGAATTGGAATCATTTTCGGAAGGGGGATTGCCGTCTAAATTGCGTTTTCTCAGTATCTGGAGTTGTAAAGAACTGATGGCAAACCGTATGCGGTGGGGTCTACAAACACTCACCTCTCTCAAATACTTGGATGTCAGCTTCAGAggatgtgaagatgaagaaattggCGAATCATTTCCAGAAGAGGGGCTGCTGCCAACCACTCTCACTTCTCTCGGAATCTACAATCATCCGAATCTGAAAACCATTGACGGCAAGGCGTTAAGACACCTCATCTCTCTCGAGAAGTTGGAGATTTATTATTGTCCTCAACTCCAGAGCTTGCCAGATGAAGGGCTACCCACTTCTCTTTCTCGTCTAGATATCTTCCCAGTGTGA